The following proteins are encoded in a genomic region of Bernardetia sp. MNP-M8:
- a CDS encoding response regulator codes for MADKKYYAVMLIDDNEIDNLINQKMIQTAEICDKIYTHSGAKSAIEFLRNVEKIAQDMPNNKVLPQIIFLDIDMPLMDGFQFLDQFNTLSDFTQNYCKIVMLTSSINPKDMSKAKNYNFVRKYINKPLTHETLRELEV; via the coding sequence ATGGCAGATAAAAAATATTATGCAGTAATGCTGATTGACGATAATGAAATCGACAATCTTATTAATCAAAAAATGATTCAGACAGCAGAAATTTGTGATAAAATTTACACACATTCAGGTGCAAAAAGTGCGATTGAGTTTTTACGTAATGTAGAAAAGATTGCACAAGACATGCCTAATAATAAGGTTCTTCCACAAATTATATTCTTAGATATTGATATGCCTCTTATGGATGGATTTCAGTTTTTAGATCAATTCAATACACTTTCTGATTTTACTCAAAATTATTGTAAAATTGTAATGCTTACTTCTTCTATCAATCCGAAAGATATGAGCAAGGCGAAAAATTATAATTTTGTACGTAAGTACATCAATAAACCTTTAACACACGAAACATTGAGAGAATTAGAAGTATAA
- a CDS encoding OmpA family protein encodes MKNIQTKFQTLLVYTLVLAIASFVLPSCASWSNAGKGAAIGGAAGGTIGGVASKKNPVAGGIIGAVVGGAAGAAIGAYMDKQAKDIEEEVEDAKVVRVEEGINLTFDSGILFGFDKSDLNSSSRESIAKLGRILNEYPDTRLTIQGHTDDKGDDNYNRQLSAKRADAVRDYLIANGVKGGRLNTVAYGETAPVASNSTEAGRAQNRRVEVIIVANDELKRKAEKGELKN; translated from the coding sequence ATGAAAAATATTCAAACAAAATTTCAAACTCTTTTAGTTTATACTCTCGTTTTAGCTATTGCTTCATTTGTACTTCCTTCTTGTGCTTCTTGGAGTAATGCAGGTAAAGGTGCAGCTATTGGTGGTGCAGCTGGTGGTACAATTGGTGGCGTAGCTTCTAAAAAGAATCCTGTAGCAGGTGGTATTATTGGCGCAGTAGTAGGTGGTGCAGCTGGTGCAGCTATTGGAGCATATATGGACAAGCAAGCAAAAGACATTGAAGAAGAAGTAGAAGACGCAAAAGTAGTACGTGTAGAAGAGGGCATTAATCTTACTTTTGATTCAGGTATTTTATTTGGTTTTGATAAATCGGATTTAAACAGCAGTTCAAGAGAAAGTATCGCTAAATTAGGCAGAATTTTAAATGAATATCCTGATACTCGCCTTACCATTCAAGGACATACAGACGATAAAGGTGATGATAACTATAACAGACAACTTTCTGCTAAAAGAGCTGATGCAGTACGTGATTACTTAATTGCTAATGGCGTAAAAGGTGGTAGATTAAACACAGTTGCTTATGGAGAAACTGCTCCTGTGGCAAGTAATAGTACTGAAGCGGGAAGAGCGCAGAACCGTCGTGTTGAAGTGATAATTGTAGCTAATGACGAGTTGAAACGCAAAGCAGAAAAAGGA
- a CDS encoding GNAT family N-acetyltransferase: protein MHIQLFTGDAIQPYIRNLAGLRIEIFKEYPYLYDGDFDYEQVYLYSYIHAKHAAVVLAFDGKEVVGASTCIALEESDTFIQFPFIAKGYDISKGVYFEESVLQKKYRNQGIGVRFFEEREKWAANYFKKKNIVEGRFTTFCGINRPDDHPLRPKNYQTLEEFWKHRKYEKQPNLQTQIAWKDIETEQEEFHNLTFWLREWDK from the coding sequence ATGCATATACAATTATTCACAGGAGATGCTATACAACCCTATATTCGAAATTTAGCAGGACTTAGAATCGAAATATTTAAAGAATATCCTTATTTATACGATGGCGATTTTGATTACGAACAAGTATATTTATATTCTTATATTCATGCAAAGCATGCAGCTGTAGTGTTAGCTTTTGATGGAAAAGAGGTTGTTGGAGCTTCTACCTGTATTGCTTTAGAAGAATCAGATACATTTATTCAGTTTCCTTTCATTGCAAAAGGTTATGATATAAGTAAAGGAGTTTATTTTGAAGAATCTGTCCTACAAAAAAAATACAGAAATCAAGGAATAGGAGTTCGTTTTTTTGAAGAACGAGAAAAGTGGGCTGCTAATTACTTCAAAAAGAAGAATATAGTTGAAGGAAGATTTACTACTTTTTGTGGAATTAATCGTCCAGATGACCATCCTTTACGTCCTAAAAATTACCAAACCTTAGAAGAATTTTGGAAACATAGGAAGTATGAGAAACAACCAAACTTACAAACTCAAATTGCTTGGAAGGACATAGAAACAGAACAAGAAGAGTTTCATAACTTAACATTTTGGCTAAGAGAGTGGGACAAGTAA
- the aroA gene encoding 3-phosphoshikimate 1-carboxyvinyltransferase, which yields MSVSPSPFLVLPSLHISSPKINLEGDIFLPSSKSESNRALIIEALCEKKCNLVNLSAARDTKILQGLLAQFRDIEEQEEDIRSRAKGRSADDVSLDLVLDVQDAGTTMRFLTAFCTIKNHPTLLKGTDRMHQRPIKELVLALRELGAQITYEKEDGFPPLFIHGFSPESQKQTISIQGNISSQYISAILMIAPLLPKGILLEIIPPVSSEPYIKMTLELMQHFGILHSWTENRIIIPHQQYSANQYKIESDWSAASYWYSMAAICSKSELFLKGLREKSWQGDNRIVKMMKGLGIRTHYEKDGVRLQKTSSRRSPFKYDFTPCPDLAQTMAVLCAALGVEAHMTGLHSLKIKETDRLTALKIELAKFGAEIEIINDNELHIPVCELHAPTESLKTYHDHRMAMAFAPLALLFPITIESPEVVQKSYPSFWEDMQKMGFRVK from the coding sequence ATGTCTGTTTCTCCCTCTCCTTTTCTTGTTTTGCCTTCTTTACATATTTCTTCTCCCAAAATTAATCTTGAAGGAGACATATTTTTGCCTTCTTCTAAAAGTGAAAGTAATCGTGCCTTAATTATAGAGGCTCTTTGTGAAAAAAAATGTAATTTAGTCAATCTTTCAGCAGCTAGAGATACCAAAATTTTACAAGGCTTATTAGCTCAATTTAGAGATATCGAAGAACAAGAAGAAGATATTCGAAGCCGTGCAAAGGGAAGAAGTGCTGATGATGTTTCTTTAGATTTGGTGTTAGATGTTCAAGATGCAGGAACAACAATGCGATTTCTGACAGCTTTTTGTACAATAAAAAATCATCCCACACTTTTGAAGGGAACAGATAGAATGCACCAGCGTCCAATAAAAGAATTAGTGTTGGCACTTCGTGAACTAGGCGCACAAATCACTTATGAAAAAGAAGATGGATTTCCGCCACTTTTTATACACGGTTTTAGTCCTGAATCACAAAAACAAACTATTTCTATTCAAGGAAATATAAGTAGTCAGTATATTTCGGCTATCTTGATGATTGCCCCTCTTCTACCTAAAGGAATTTTATTAGAAATTATTCCTCCTGTTTCCTCTGAACCCTATATCAAAATGACTTTAGAGTTGATGCAGCATTTTGGTATTTTACATTCTTGGACAGAAAACCGAATTATTATTCCTCATCAACAATATAGCGCAAACCAATATAAAATCGAATCAGATTGGTCAGCTGCAAGTTATTGGTACAGTATGGCTGCTATTTGCTCTAAATCTGAATTGTTTTTGAAAGGACTTAGAGAAAAATCGTGGCAGGGAGATAACCGAATTGTAAAGATGATGAAAGGTTTAGGAATCAGAACACATTACGAAAAAGATGGTGTTCGTTTGCAAAAAACTTCGTCTAGGCGTTCTCCTTTCAAATATGATTTTACACCTTGTCCAGATTTGGCGCAAACAATGGCTGTTTTGTGTGCAGCTTTAGGAGTAGAAGCACACATGACAGGATTACATAGCTTAAAAATAAAAGAAACTGACAGACTTACAGCTCTCAAGATAGAACTTGCTAAATTTGGTGCAGAAATAGAAATTATCAATGATAATGAACTTCATATTCCTGTTTGTGAACTTCATGCTCCTACTGAGTCTCTAAAAACTTACCATGACCACCGTATGGCGATGGCATTTGCTCCTTTGGCGTTACTTTTTCCCATTACGATTGAAAGTCCAGAAGTCGTACAAAAATCATATCCTAGCTTTTGGGAAGATATGCAAAAGATGGGGTTTAGAGTAAAATAA